A stretch of the bacterium genome encodes the following:
- a CDS encoding magnesium transporter: MATCGKKIGIDPAVMAGPMVTTIVDIAGIAIYFGVIKLILL, from the coding sequence ATTGCCACTTGCGGCAAAAAAATTGGTATAGATCCGGCTGTTATGGCTGGGCCAATGGTAACTACCATAGTTGACATTGCCGGTATTGCTATTTACTTTGGAGTAATAAAGCTTATTCTTCTTTGA